In Papaver somniferum cultivar HN1 chromosome 1, ASM357369v1, whole genome shotgun sequence, a genomic segment contains:
- the LOC113282260 gene encoding uncharacterized protein LOC113282260: MSKKNTGIIPSRPSPLWKQKSWSPDTDRDDAWLRRKGINKNRSRRTKSVTDEDLEELKACIELGFSFDSPDVELNHRLSDTLPALGLYYATNKSSSAVSSSSSLSIPEFDHASPMGSPHTILSPGENPQIVKTRLKQWAQVVACTLRQSC; encoded by the exons ATGTCGAAGAAGAATACAGGGATTATACCAAGTCGACCATCTCCACTATGGAAACAGAAATCATGGTCGCCGGATACGGATCGTGATGATGCTTGGTTGAGAAGGAAAGGGATTAATAAAAACAGAAGTAGAAGAACAAAAAGTGTtacggatgaagatcttgaagagCTTAAAGCTTGTATTGAATTAGGATTTAGTTTTGATTCTCCTGATGTAGAATTAAATCATCGGTTATCTGATACTTTACCTGCTTTAGGTCTTTATTATGCTACTAACAAATCTTCGTCGGCGGTGTCTTCTTCGTCTTCGTTGTCTATACCCGAATTTGATCATGCTTCACCTATGGGTAGTCCTCATACAATTCTTAGTCCAG GTGAGAATCCACAGATAGTGAAGACAAGATTGAAGCAGTGGGCACAAGTGGTGGCTTGTACGTTAAGAcaatcttgttga